A window of the Butyricimonas virosa genome harbors these coding sequences:
- a CDS encoding DUF4252 domain-containing protein, whose product MKIKSLLTCMMVSLVTILPLQAQVGKEMKAFRNKDGITVTMLNPSLYSLYKQGDLSLPAEEALKDMKEINVMQVDIKRATPKVVEEISQRITPIVENEAKYTLVRSHRGAYSQEYLYVTQHEERITSLVLWSEDAETLSIVELKGNIQLDNVDEIANALKVKGLDRLAYINTPTDQVVSGSDFIKKLEERFGIKRDSIFGKDPFGSFRESFGSMDDMLKKAEEMFRDMGPMFSGESDMEGMGESISNGLEVIQENGKTRIKVNAKNSEVSYVIDGIEYAADSLKNGIPDEIATVNMITSPTNAKKSYVVINTKQKKGQFISYANGVLKYKYNKQEYTLNPEKLEEPALVINNRLTRSFNIDPVQIIQIRPASELERQLFGAPSAQVIIVTDKMGFFF is encoded by the coding sequence ATGAAGATCAAAAGTCTATTAACATGCATGATGGTAAGCCTTGTCACGATCCTACCATTACAGGCTCAGGTCGGCAAGGAAATGAAAGCATTCCGCAACAAAGATGGTATAACCGTAACGATGTTAAACCCGTCGCTTTACAGCCTTTACAAACAAGGAGACCTATCTCTACCTGCGGAAGAGGCTTTAAAAGATATGAAAGAGATCAACGTGATGCAAGTTGACATCAAACGGGCCACCCCCAAGGTTGTGGAAGAAATTTCTCAACGAATCACCCCGATCGTGGAAAACGAGGCCAAATACACACTTGTGCGCAGTCACCGGGGGGCTTACAGTCAAGAATACCTCTACGTGACACAACATGAAGAACGTATCACGTCTCTCGTTTTATGGAGCGAGGATGCAGAAACGCTTTCTATCGTGGAACTCAAGGGGAATATCCAACTGGATAACGTGGATGAAATCGCCAATGCACTAAAAGTGAAAGGACTCGATCGCTTGGCTTACATCAACACGCCGACAGATCAGGTTGTATCCGGTTCCGATTTTATCAAAAAACTGGAAGAACGCTTTGGCATAAAAAGAGATTCCATTTTCGGGAAAGATCCTTTTGGTTCATTCCGAGAAAGTTTCGGCAGCATGGACGATATGCTCAAAAAAGCGGAAGAAATGTTCCGTGACATGGGTCCCATGTTTAGCGGCGAATCAGACATGGAGGGGATGGGAGAATCCATTTCCAACGGTCTGGAAGTTATTCAGGAAAACGGAAAAACCCGTATAAAAGTAAACGCCAAAAACTCGGAAGTATCTTACGTGATCGACGGCATCGAATACGCAGCCGATTCCCTTAAAAACGGTATTCCCGACGAAATTGCCACCGTGAACATGATTACCTCCCCGACGAATGCCAAAAAATCATACGTGGTAATCAACACGAAACAGAAAAAAGGACAATTCATCAGTTATGCCAACGGCGTGCTGAAATATAAGTACAACAAACAGGAATACACCTTGAATCCCGAAAAGCTGGAAGAACCGGCACTGGTTATCAATAACCGTCTGACAAGAAGTTTCAATATTGATCCGGTACAGATCATACAGATTCGTCCGGCATCCGAACTGGAACGACAATTATTCGGTGCCCCGTCAGCCCAAGTCATTATCGTGACCGATAAAATGGGTTTCTTCTTCTAA
- a CDS encoding RloB family protein has product MGRTVTKSIAIIGEGETEWFYFDSLRIACRYPFKVAPDFPQHSDINHILKLVESYLNKQYDFIVCLFDMDRLFQFPSEMQLYQRAKKEYNKKKYAGKVMFVETNPCTEFWFLLHFLPNVVWRRYESYDQLLPELQKYMPGYEKTKRYFIRTNLYKYLTENGDLERAMSNSEKLCQLCKESPEDLKAYSEVHNVIRLLGNM; this is encoded by the coding sequence ATGGGACGGACAGTAACAAAAAGTATCGCCATCATAGGCGAAGGAGAAACGGAATGGTTCTATTTCGACTCTCTGAGGATTGCGTGTCGGTATCCTTTCAAGGTTGCGCCGGATTTTCCGCAGCACAGCGACATCAATCATATTCTGAAACTGGTAGAATCTTATTTAAACAAACAATACGACTTTATCGTATGCCTATTTGATATGGACAGACTATTTCAGTTCCCATCTGAAATGCAGTTGTATCAGCGGGCAAAGAAAGAGTATAACAAGAAGAAATATGCCGGAAAGGTTATGTTCGTGGAAACGAATCCTTGCACGGAATTTTGGTTTCTGCTCCACTTCTTGCCTAATGTGGTTTGGCGGCGATATGAGAGTTACGACCAACTGCTTCCCGAATTGCAGAAATATATGCCGGGGTATGAAAAGACGAAACGGTATTTCATACGCACCAACCTCTATAAATACCTGACAGAGAATGGTGATTTGGAACGGGCAATGTCAAACTCTGAAAAGTTGTGCCAACTCTGCAAGGAATCGCCAGAGGATTTGAAGGCGTACTCGGAGGTACATAATGTGATAAGGTTGCTTGGCAATATGTAA
- a CDS encoding efflux RND transporter periplasmic adaptor subunit, giving the protein MKAFSIICVISILLLAGCGKSKKQQETTPTPSVAVDHPQLRTVVYTFEYPGYLQAEQTVNLVARVSGYLESYQFTPGQRVSEGQTLFVIEPQPYKDKVTQAEANVESSKSKLAYTKASYERMQEAVKTKAISEIDYLQAQSDYGEALAAYEEARSQLSLANIDLSYCIVKAPFTGRISRNMVDPGNMVGTDASNSALATIYKDNQMYLYFNMAYPDFAQLPKNTPSALPVTIQDVNNPEKTWIAALDYSSPNIDLNTGTLNLRAIARNPNGDLLSGMYVKVIVPYKSVPKAIVIPESSLGTNQGGRYVYLVGPDDTIVFRQVEVGVLTPDGMREITSGLTLEDRYVTKALINVRPGMKIKPTL; this is encoded by the coding sequence ATGAAAGCATTTTCCATTATTTGCGTTATTTCCATTCTTCTTTTAGCCGGATGCGGCAAATCGAAGAAACAACAGGAAACAACTCCAACACCCTCGGTTGCCGTTGACCACCCGCAGCTGCGCACGGTGGTCTATACGTTTGAGTACCCGGGGTATCTACAAGCGGAACAAACGGTAAATCTCGTGGCACGAGTTTCGGGCTACTTGGAATCCTATCAATTTACTCCCGGACAACGGGTCAGCGAAGGGCAAACTCTTTTCGTGATTGAGCCGCAACCTTATAAAGATAAAGTGACACAAGCCGAGGCAAACGTGGAAAGTAGTAAATCGAAGCTCGCCTACACAAAAGCATCCTACGAACGGATGCAGGAAGCCGTAAAAACCAAAGCAATCAGCGAGATAGACTACCTTCAAGCCCAATCCGATTATGGAGAAGCCCTTGCGGCTTACGAAGAGGCCCGGAGCCAGTTAAGTCTGGCCAATATAGACCTTTCATACTGTATCGTGAAAGCACCTTTTACCGGGCGAATCTCCCGGAACATGGTCGATCCGGGCAATATGGTCGGAACAGATGCCAGTAATTCGGCTTTAGCCACCATATACAAGGACAACCAAATGTATCTCTATTTCAATATGGCTTACCCGGACTTTGCCCAGTTGCCCAAAAATACCCCATCTGCCCTCCCGGTTACCATACAAGACGTGAATAATCCGGAAAAGACTTGGATCGCCGCTCTGGATTACAGTTCCCCAAACATTGACCTCAACACGGGAACCCTCAACCTGCGAGCCATTGCCCGCAACCCGAACGGGGACCTTCTTAGCGGGATGTACGTGAAAGTCATCGTTCCCTACAAAAGTGTCCCCAAAGCGATTGTCATTCCGGAATCGTCTCTCGGTACCAATCAAGGCGGACGCTATGTTTATCTCGTGGGACCGGATGACACGATCGTCTTCCGTCAAGTTGAAGTCGGAGTACTCACTCCCGATGGGATGCGAGAAATCACCAGCGGCCTTACCCTAGAAGATCGCTACGTGACCAAGGCCCTCATCAATGTACGCCCAGGAATGAAAATCAAACCAACTTTATGA
- a CDS encoding AAA family ATPase yields the protein MELLYIYIWDDKRNIKGCEYNFSPNYKFSYQLQSKTFHMEECDSLYNGWFGENIVNITAIVGKNGAGKTNLLDCIIKALCGQGGGYVFYII from the coding sequence ATGGAACTATTATACATCTATATTTGGGACGACAAACGTAATATCAAAGGGTGTGAATATAATTTTTCTCCAAATTATAAATTTTCATATCAGCTCCAATCAAAAACTTTTCATATGGAAGAATGTGATTCTTTATATAATGGCTGGTTCGGAGAGAATATAGTTAATATCACTGCAATAGTTGGAAAAAATGGAGCAGGAAAAACCAATCTACTTGACTGTATAATAAAGGCGTTATGTGGTCAAGGTGGAGGTTATGTCTTTTATATAATATAA
- a CDS encoding AAA family ATPase, with product MIAEFSIENFFSIKSTQKISFEPSADTFMSDEYSYEVKNGVRLLKVGIIYGANASGKTNVLNAIEFFKMLVLRMPKDRTEKTGVVPFMLDDTSRNEKTKMSMVFYINQSKYILSFELDAKHIYSETLIVYDSIRPTKLYNRSYDAATDSTTIDFGVNLKMTKKSQDVISGNTINNCSVLAAFGKSNVERTRLNDVYDYFAKQVKDVLAPGMLLSGYVKSRLDKDEAGDLKKFILNFLKASDFNIEDVVLHEEEELITPELEQLIQNAPIDKDAKAEMLRKGKITNTELTFKHKAGDKVYDLSEEYESNGTMRFLGMAVILNFLLKTNRFVPIDEVETSIHYELLAYFLKVFLANSNGTSQMLLTTHDINLLNEDFIRRDTIWFTDKDELGETKIVRLSSLGLHKNLSPYNAYKQGKLVKLPFLGSQYINLND from the coding sequence ATGATAGCAGAGTTCAGCATTGAGAATTTTTTCTCTATTAAATCAACTCAGAAAATCAGTTTTGAGCCATCGGCAGATACTTTTATGTCTGATGAATATTCGTATGAAGTTAAGAACGGGGTAAGATTGCTGAAAGTGGGAATCATCTACGGTGCCAACGCTTCCGGTAAAACGAATGTATTGAATGCCATCGAATTTTTCAAGATGCTGGTTTTGAGAATGCCTAAAGACCGGACCGAGAAAACCGGGGTTGTCCCTTTCATGTTGGATGACACTTCAAGAAACGAAAAGACAAAGATGTCAATGGTGTTCTATATTAACCAGTCGAAGTACATCCTTAGTTTTGAATTGGACGCAAAGCATATCTATTCCGAGACATTGATTGTTTATGATTCCATTCGCCCAACCAAGCTGTACAACCGAAGTTATGATGCCGCAACAGATTCCACGACCATTGACTTTGGCGTAAATCTGAAAATGACGAAGAAAAGCCAGGATGTGATTTCCGGCAACACTATCAATAATTGCAGTGTGCTTGCCGCATTTGGCAAAAGCAACGTGGAACGGACAAGGCTGAATGATGTGTACGACTATTTTGCCAAGCAGGTAAAAGATGTACTGGCTCCCGGCATGCTGCTTTCGGGATATGTCAAATCACGATTGGATAAAGACGAGGCAGGAGATTTGAAGAAATTCATTTTAAATTTTCTGAAAGCATCCGATTTCAATATAGAAGATGTGGTATTACATGAAGAGGAAGAGCTGATTACACCTGAATTGGAACAACTGATTCAGAATGCCCCTATTGATAAGGATGCAAAGGCTGAAATGCTTAGAAAGGGGAAAATTACAAATACGGAACTGACCTTCAAGCATAAGGCAGGCGATAAAGTATATGATTTGTCGGAAGAATACGAGTCCAATGGCACCATGAGGTTCTTGGGAATGGCGGTGATACTGAATTTCTTGTTAAAGACCAATCGGTTTGTGCCCATTGATGAAGTGGAGACAAGTATTCATTATGAACTGTTGGCTTATTTCCTGAAAGTCTTTCTGGCAAACAGTAACGGAACATCCCAAATGCTCCTGACCACACATGACATCAATCTTCTCAACGAGGATTTCATTCGCCGTGATACGATATGGTTCACCGACAAAGACGAACTTGGCGAAACTAAAATAGTACGCCTATCTTCTTTGGGACTGCATAAGAATCTTTCCCCATACAATGCTTACAAGCAGGGGAAATTGGTAAAGTTGCCATTCTTGGGTAGTCAGTATATCAACCTGAATGACTAA
- a CDS encoding 3-deoxy-D-manno-octulosonic acid transferase, which produces MLYNFGIIAYRCAIGVASLFNEKAALWVKGRKGIWKRMEAVDRGKGRLVWFHAASLGEFEQGRPVIEKLKEMEPHTKILLTFFSPSGYEIRKNYQGADYIYYLPIDTPSNARRFVETWKPDAAVFVKYEYWYNYLNELHKHQVPTYLISAIFRPGQPFFKKWGNLHRRMLGFFTRLFVQDEESVKLLSTIGITHVQQTGDTRFDRVKQIADAAKRIEKVEAFCNDRRAVVCGSTWPGDEDIILDYINAQEGNYKWIIVPHEIGEGHIKDILGKCRKSVARYTDETADVTKCQVLVVDTIGVLSSIYRYGSISYVGGGFGKGIHNTLEAAIYGIPVIFGPKYHKFKEAVNLIACGGAFSISDKEQFTSLMDSLINSPAIAEAAGQSALKFVNQQLGATDAVIRQLVN; this is translated from the coding sequence ATGCTGTATAATTTTGGAATTATTGCATATCGTTGTGCTATTGGCGTGGCTTCTCTTTTTAACGAAAAAGCAGCGTTATGGGTGAAAGGACGAAAAGGAATATGGAAACGGATGGAGGCTGTTGATCGGGGAAAGGGTCGATTGGTGTGGTTTCACGCCGCATCGCTGGGAGAATTCGAGCAAGGACGTCCGGTGATTGAAAAATTGAAGGAGATGGAGCCTCACACGAAAATATTATTGACCTTTTTCTCTCCTTCCGGGTACGAGATTCGCAAGAATTATCAAGGGGCCGATTATATCTATTATTTACCAATTGATACTCCTTCAAATGCCCGTCGTTTCGTGGAAACATGGAAACCGGATGCTGCCGTGTTCGTGAAATATGAGTACTGGTATAATTATCTGAATGAACTGCATAAACATCAGGTGCCGACGTATTTAATCTCTGCAATTTTCCGTCCGGGGCAACCGTTCTTTAAGAAATGGGGGAATCTGCATCGTCGTATGCTCGGGTTCTTTACTCGTCTTTTCGTACAGGATGAGGAATCCGTAAAGTTGTTGTCGACGATTGGCATTACTCACGTGCAACAGACGGGAGATACTCGTTTTGACCGGGTAAAACAGATTGCAGATGCGGCAAAAAGAATCGAAAAGGTGGAGGCTTTCTGTAATGACCGGAGAGCCGTGGTTTGTGGTAGTACCTGGCCCGGAGACGAAGATATTATTCTGGATTATATCAATGCACAGGAAGGAAATTACAAGTGGATTATCGTGCCTCACGAGATCGGGGAGGGGCATATCAAAGATATTTTGGGCAAGTGTCGTAAGTCGGTAGCTCGCTATACAGATGAGACGGCCGACGTGACGAAATGTCAGGTTCTCGTGGTCGATACGATCGGGGTGCTGTCTTCAATCTATCGTTACGGTTCTATCTCTTATGTCGGAGGTGGTTTTGGAAAAGGGATTCATAACACGCTTGAGGCTGCCATCTACGGTATCCCGGTGATATTCGGACCGAAATATCACAAATTTAAAGAGGCTGTTAATCTGATCGCTTGTGGCGGGGCATTTTCCATCTCGGATAAGGAGCAATTTACTTCCTTGATGGATTCATTAATAAATAGCCCGGCAATCGCTGAGGCTGCCGGGCAAAGTGCTTTAAAGTTCGTCAATCAACAACTAGGTGCGACAGATGCGGTTATCCGTCAGTTAGTAAATTAA
- a CDS encoding efflux transporter outer membrane subunit: protein MNLAAITRTGSYFLTLFLFTIIPSAGNAGKDQPDQPEKTKPYKKVSEHSNLQQTLPSNDEWWQLFKDPILDTLINKAVIKNYDVRNAIRKIEMAKAKLRVDRSPYYPTIYFSANYAPEKSSLSADKKNIIERNGTATVNLNWELDVFGRIRKESSSQKEFYLAAQEDYRGVMVSLAAQLSTAYINLRSAQKQLEVTRENIESQKKVMELTESRFKLGLASQLDAAQAKSLYLQTKASLPGIESTIAQQINLIGVLIGEHSVAIRDSLLKIRPIPTNPRQAANGIPANLIRQRPDVRSAERTIDGLAEAVGASRADWWPKFLVTGFFGYSSENFEQFTNKENMIWQIAPSIKWTIFSGRNLVESKKSAQLQLDEEINSYNQTLLTALQEVDNALVTYNKSLLQISALNDAFQQSQLTLDLAIEQYKNGLASYQTVLSSQISLLNYENSLVEARTASLRYLIELYQALGGGWPVSEF from the coding sequence ATGAATTTGGCTGCTATCACGAGAACGGGAAGTTATTTCCTAACATTATTTCTATTCACCATTATCCCTTCGGCCGGAAATGCCGGAAAAGACCAACCCGACCAACCGGAAAAGACCAAGCCTTATAAAAAGGTAAGCGAACATTCGAATTTGCAACAAACCTTACCCTCCAACGATGAATGGTGGCAATTGTTCAAAGATCCGATTCTCGACACGCTTATCAATAAAGCCGTGATCAAAAACTACGATGTGCGGAATGCTATTCGCAAAATAGAGATGGCAAAAGCAAAATTGCGGGTGGATCGCAGTCCCTACTACCCGACCATCTATTTTTCAGCCAACTATGCCCCGGAAAAAAGCAGCCTTAGCGCAGATAAGAAAAATATTATCGAACGGAACGGAACTGCCACCGTCAACCTAAACTGGGAACTCGACGTGTTCGGACGAATCCGGAAAGAGAGTTCTTCTCAAAAAGAATTTTACCTTGCCGCACAAGAAGATTACCGGGGAGTGATGGTATCTCTTGCCGCACAATTATCCACGGCATACATCAACCTGCGGAGTGCCCAAAAACAACTGGAAGTAACCCGTGAAAACATCGAATCACAAAAGAAGGTTATGGAACTCACCGAATCAAGGTTTAAACTCGGATTAGCCTCCCAACTTGATGCGGCACAAGCCAAGAGCCTCTACCTGCAAACCAAAGCGTCATTACCGGGAATCGAATCGACCATCGCCCAGCAGATCAATCTAATCGGGGTTCTTATCGGTGAACATTCGGTTGCCATCCGGGACTCGTTATTGAAAATCCGTCCCATCCCGACTAATCCCCGGCAAGCCGCAAACGGTATTCCCGCCAACCTGATCCGCCAGCGTCCTGATGTACGTTCGGCAGAGAGAACGATTGACGGATTAGCCGAGGCCGTGGGGGCAAGCCGAGCCGACTGGTGGCCCAAGTTCCTCGTGACCGGGTTCTTCGGTTACTCGTCCGAAAACTTCGAACAGTTTACCAATAAGGAAAACATGATCTGGCAGATCGCACCTTCTATCAAATGGACCATTTTCAGCGGTAGAAACTTAGTGGAATCCAAGAAATCTGCCCAATTACAACTTGACGAAGAAATCAACTCGTACAATCAAACATTACTGACCGCCTTGCAAGAGGTGGATAATGCTCTGGTAACTTACAATAAATCACTCCTGCAAATATCCGCCTTGAACGATGCATTCCAACAGTCACAATTAACATTAGACCTTGCGATAGAACAATATAAAAATGGCTTGGCCAGTTACCAGACTGTGTTAAGTTCCCAAATCAGTCTTTTGAACTACGAAAATTCCCTTGTGGAAGCCAGAACTGCCTCCCTTCGCTACCTGATAGAACTTTATCAAGCCCTAGGAGGGGGATGGCCCGTAAGTGAATTTTAA
- a CDS encoding efflux RND transporter permease subunit: protein MLSHFFINRPIFATVLSILIVVAGVVTLRSLPVEQYPTITPPTVVVEAQYPGANATTIAQMVATPIEQQVNGVEGMLYMSSTSSSAGVYRLTVTFEVGTDLDMATVLVQNRVNMTLSSLPQEVTKIGVTTTKESTNVVMFLTLTSDNPSYDALYLSNYAELNLVNELSRVKGVGSVGEFGAGNYSMRLWLNPDLLTIRGVSPQEIISAIESQNIQVAPGAVGAPPLASPVAFQYTLETQGLLVSEEEFGNIIVKTLSDGRYLRLKDVATIELGSQTYSTNALLKGQAVAAIAIYQLPGANALDVAQRIKARVNTLSSYLPEGVHLNITLDTTEFIRASVKEIYKTLGTAFLLVLIVILIFLQNWRAMLIPLIAIPVSLVGTFTFMGLMGFSINTLTLFGLVLAIGLVVDDAIIIVENSYRLIETGKYADMKSAVTQAMKEVSGAIVGIILVLLAVFIPTAFIGGITGMLYKQFALTIAAATVISGFNALTLSPALCALFLKPAKPSKFFLFKGFNKFFEKTTNGYTWVVQGFIRKSTLAILAFLVLAILAFVGFLRLPTTFVPNEDQGYFVVSMQLPDGSSLSRTQAASAKAGEILKQIDGVKTYIAINGFSMMDNAQNSNAASIFVMLENWNKRKSKALGVDAITTRFNELAYLEIPEAQSYAVSPPPIPGLGESSGFELMVEDINNYGSTSLQQAIDHLVDAGNGTPGLSMLRSTFSASVPQYYLNIDRDKVELMQIPIGDVFNALSAYIGSIYVNNFVKYGRTFQVKLQGIPDSRRVIDDVLFLNVKNTQDEMVPFSAFTTVEQRLGTELLPKYNTYSAASLSGSAAPGYSSGQALTVMQQVFEQELGNTFGYEWTGLAYQEESAGSTTMMIFILAILVAFLILAAQYESWTSPFAVIMGLPIALLGVVIGCLVMNLPISVYTQIGIILLIALTAKNAILIVEFARDYRAAGKPISEAAIEAGKVRLRPILMTSFAFILGVFPLVISTGAGAASRISLGIAVFAGMLMTSLVGTLFMPNFYYVMQSLQERLTRKKLKS, encoded by the coding sequence ATGTTATCTCACTTTTTCATCAATCGACCGATATTTGCCACCGTCCTATCCATATTGATCGTGGTTGCGGGAGTGGTCACGCTGAGATCACTGCCCGTGGAACAATATCCCACGATAACCCCACCCACGGTAGTCGTGGAGGCTCAATATCCGGGAGCAAATGCCACCACCATCGCACAGATGGTAGCCACTCCGATCGAGCAACAAGTCAACGGGGTCGAAGGAATGCTTTATATGTCATCCACTTCTTCCAGTGCCGGGGTCTATCGGCTTACCGTAACCTTCGAGGTCGGTACCGACCTGGACATGGCTACCGTTCTCGTACAGAACCGGGTGAACATGACCCTAAGCTCACTTCCTCAAGAAGTGACAAAAATAGGGGTCACCACCACCAAAGAATCCACCAACGTGGTCATGTTTCTTACGTTGACCTCCGATAATCCGAGTTATGACGCTCTTTATTTATCCAACTATGCTGAATTGAACCTCGTGAACGAATTATCACGAGTAAAAGGAGTAGGTAGTGTCGGGGAATTCGGAGCCGGAAATTACAGTATGCGTCTATGGCTGAATCCCGACTTACTAACCATCCGGGGTGTCAGTCCACAAGAGATAATCTCCGCCATTGAAAGCCAAAACATACAAGTAGCCCCCGGGGCAGTCGGGGCTCCCCCACTTGCTAGCCCGGTAGCCTTCCAATACACGCTGGAAACCCAAGGTTTGTTGGTTAGTGAAGAAGAATTCGGGAACATCATTGTAAAAACACTTTCCGACGGGAGATACCTACGGCTAAAAGACGTGGCTACAATCGAACTGGGAAGCCAAACGTACTCGACAAATGCCCTGCTAAAAGGACAGGCAGTAGCCGCCATAGCCATTTATCAACTTCCGGGAGCAAACGCCTTGGACGTGGCCCAACGTATCAAAGCCCGGGTAAACACGCTATCCTCGTATTTACCCGAAGGTGTACATCTAAATATCACGCTCGACACGACCGAATTCATTCGTGCATCAGTCAAAGAAATATATAAAACATTGGGGACTGCTTTTTTACTCGTGTTAATTGTCATTCTAATCTTCTTACAAAACTGGAGAGCCATGCTGATTCCCCTGATCGCCATTCCGGTATCACTTGTCGGGACCTTCACGTTCATGGGACTCATGGGCTTTTCTATCAATACACTAACCCTTTTCGGGTTGGTGCTGGCCATTGGGTTGGTAGTAGATGATGCGATCATTATTGTCGAGAACAGTTACCGTCTGATCGAGACCGGAAAATATGCAGACATGAAATCTGCTGTCACTCAAGCCATGAAAGAGGTGTCGGGGGCTATCGTGGGCATTATCCTTGTCCTCCTGGCCGTGTTCATCCCGACCGCATTTATTGGCGGGATCACGGGAATGCTTTACAAGCAATTCGCCTTAACCATTGCGGCAGCAACCGTTATCAGCGGGTTCAATGCCCTGACTCTAAGTCCCGCATTATGCGCCCTTTTCCTAAAACCCGCCAAACCATCCAAATTCTTCCTGTTCAAGGGATTCAACAAATTTTTCGAGAAAACCACGAACGGGTACACGTGGGTAGTACAAGGTTTTATTCGGAAATCGACATTAGCCATTCTGGCATTCTTGGTACTTGCCATACTGGCATTCGTTGGTTTCTTACGACTACCGACAACTTTCGTCCCGAACGAAGATCAAGGGTATTTCGTGGTTTCCATGCAATTACCAGATGGTTCTTCCCTATCTCGTACCCAAGCCGCATCAGCCAAGGCAGGTGAGATACTGAAACAAATCGACGGGGTAAAAACCTATATTGCAATCAATGGTTTCTCCATGATGGATAATGCCCAAAATTCCAACGCAGCTTCCATTTTCGTCATGCTCGAAAACTGGAACAAACGGAAAAGCAAAGCCTTGGGAGTGGATGCCATCACGACCCGATTCAACGAACTGGCCTATCTCGAAATTCCGGAAGCGCAAAGTTATGCTGTATCTCCACCCCCTATCCCCGGCTTGGGAGAAAGTAGTGGGTTCGAACTCATGGTGGAAGACATCAATAACTACGGTTCCACATCTCTGCAACAAGCCATCGATCATCTGGTTGATGCCGGGAACGGAACGCCTGGTCTATCCATGCTCCGTTCCACGTTCAGTGCCAGTGTCCCGCAATATTACCTGAACATCGACCGGGATAAGGTTGAATTAATGCAAATCCCGATAGGAGACGTGTTTAACGCTCTCTCGGCATACATCGGCTCTATTTACGTGAATAACTTCGTGAAATACGGCAGGACCTTCCAAGTTAAACTCCAAGGTATTCCCGATAGCCGAAGAGTGATTGACGATGTTTTGTTCCTAAATGTCAAAAACACACAAGACGAAATGGTTCCCTTCTCTGCCTTCACGACCGTGGAACAACGCCTAGGGACAGAACTTCTTCCCAAGTACAACACCTATTCGGCAGCCTCCCTATCCGGAAGCGCAGCCCCGGGATATAGCTCCGGTCAAGCCTTAACCGTCATGCAACAGGTATTCGAACAGGAATTAGGCAACACGTTCGGTTACGAATGGACGGGACTCGCCTATCAAGAAGAGAGTGCGGGATCGACCACGATGATGATTTTCATACTCGCCATTCTCGTGGCTTTCCTCATTCTCGCTGCCCAATATGAAAGCTGGACTTCACCATTTGCCGTGATCATGGGATTACCCATTGCCCTGTTGGGAGTTGTCATCGGGTGTCTCGTGATGAATCTTCCAATCAGTGTATACACCCAAATCGGCATCATCCTGTTAATCGCTCTAACCGCCAAGAATGCTATCTTGATCGTGGAATTCGCCCGGGATTATCGAGCCGCCGGGAAACCGATCTCCGAGGCAGCCATTGAAGCCGGAAAGGTTCGTCTACGCCCGATCCTGATGACCTCATTCGCTTTCATCCTCGGTGTTTTCCCGCTGGTCATCTCCACCGGAGCCGGGGCAGCAAGTCGAATCTCGTTAGGAATAGCCGTTTTTGCCGGAATGTTGATGACCTCGTTGGTGGGTACACTTTTCATGCCCAATTTCTACTATGTCATGCAGTCTTTACAAGAACGATTAACCCGAAAAAAGCTGAAATCCTAG